CCCAACCACCgacatttattgttttcatgaatattcatcataTGAAATAAgtaaacttttgattttttaaaatttcgttaCGACAGTACGATTGAGCCACTCGAAATTGAATTTCCAAATAAATGCATTGACAGTAATGACAATGGCAAGTTTGCCCACGATTATTTTCAACGTGGAAAAACAGTGGGCATGTTCACGAAAGTATCTTAAGATTCGTCTTAAGACATGTCCTAAGACATATCTTAAGACGAATCTTATGACCAATCTGAGACATATCTTAGGATGTTTCTCGAAGCTATCTCAGATGTGTCCTAATTTAAGACATCTTAATTTCAGTTTGTATGTATCCTTACaagaaaaacagtttaaaacgATGATACAAAATACTGTTCCATACTTtggaatgtattttttttcaatcagaaaacataatttgggtacatatatcataaatagAGTAAATAAAATCGTCTTGATaaagtatttatattttcacaTAAGTATTATATAAACTGTGCAGTGTGTTGAGCATTTGGTCGTTATTGATTTACGGTATAAGCGTTGTAACGAAGCGAGGGAGGGGGTGTTAaaagaataatacatgtacacatgtgtgtatatatatatgtgtgtctATTTCAACTTTACGAAAACTCCCGAACTTCATATTCTTCCTCATCCCTTTTCCACTCGATcttgtgtgtgagagagagagatttcttgTGAAACATTCACTACATTATTGTTCTTTTGGATTTTTTATCTGCCTTTAATCCAATAAATGTAAGTGATTGTCTTCAATATTATggaattttaacatgtaaataaatacttttaggAAAAGCTAATGTATGTAAATGAATGGTTCACACAGCATTCAACATACACTTGTAAAAGCACGTGTACCTTGTTTATGTTTCTATATGATCAGCCAATGATATTGGCAATTGGTTTTAATTCGCGCCAGTCTTAAATTATCCGTGCGTCCAGTTCTGTCCAGTGCCTACTCATTACATTATACATGTTAAGCCAGTGAACCTAGCCATGCCatcaagaaaaagaaatcctaaCTTTTCTGAGGCTGACATTCAAATCATTCTCAAAGAAGTGGAGAAATGCAAAGGAGTTTTGTTTTCGAAACTTTCGACGGTAACGACAAACAACACAAAAAAGCGAGTATGGGAAGCAATTTACCATTTTTACTAGTTAAGACACCTGTTAGGATGTCTTAaagttaagatattttttaagacaTGTCCTAAAATAGGACGGCTTCAAGAAATTGACTTAGGACTAAGACATGTCCTAAGTGATGTCTGAGACATATCTTAGTCTTAAGAtagcttcgtgaacatgcccaCAGGTGCATAGAATATTTCTGACCTTGCACAATTAATCCACAAATAAcatcatttaaataatgtagCGCTTTATTTTCGTCTTCGTTTCGTTTTTcgtttcaaaaataattaaattttagatcTGATCATCATTGATGCCGTCTTCATACCACGAGTTTCATTGCCAAATTTGTACCAGGAGACACATAGCCAAGTGCCTGAAGCGGATGGCCGATAAGGTCCATTGAGATCACAATTTAAGCAATCATAAAACCACCATCCTCCTTTAACTGTCAAAGCGCAGTTATCTTTCCAGGTGTCATTATCCTGGTCTCTTGTCGTAAATTTCATCCCATTGTGATATTTAAGACTATTCcctaaaatacaaaatttcaaaagtttataaataaTCTATTTAAAACTCTCTACAAAAAACTTGTTTAGTTCCAGTATATACTCGGCTACTTACCCGCTGTTCCACTGTATCCACCGACAGTCAGCTTGTATTTCTGAGACTCACTTCCCACAGAAAATGTGGAATATTTGGCGTAGGCTTTATCACCCGAGGATTTTTGAAGATCCACTCGTAGTTCCTGTTTGGCTCTGGTGGTCAGCAAATGaatatcatcatttcctataaaaatattatttatttcttgcaATAGTGtcattataatatcatatatgtatattaattatGAATACTTGCAAGTACCTCCTTCAAATGATGAGGCATTTGGAAATTTGGAAACATCAAACAAGACTGACAAAAGCTTGGTTAAAAGACAAAggagaaccattttaacaagagcttggacatTGGGTAATTGTGTCAAATGGTAATTGTGTCAAATGGTATTTGTGTCAAAtggcaatgtgacgtaggcctgtctattagTATTTCATTGCTCGTCACTCAGTCATCAAtcattttgaaatcaacaaaatttgcctgacttttgagctaagactttGCACTCGATGCATCTTCCGCTTGAAACCAGCATTATTTTCAACTTGTACTGATGCTAGAAATAGATATTACGTCCTACCGAAAATCCAGGGTCTTGTTAAATTGGTTATAACTGCAATTTAGTAGTTTTAATATTTGCTACCATCAATtaatttatcatgaacatcCTCTTCTTTCTCAaagtaaatatttcaattcatacaaaaatagaatttatcATGGTCATTGATTATCTAAAAAAAGGCGTTTTTAGGTTGTAGTTAAGTTGTATTTATCATGCCATGATGTCATATTTATGTAACTATAAGTATTAGTAAAGTCATCTTTCCAAGTCAAAGGCTTCTAATCCGCTCCGCTATTCACAGTAGTTGCGGAGCGCATCAGAAACCCTTTACTTGGAAGATGAAGGAGAGTAAATGtttgtgaatttatttatctCGTCTTATCCATTACCGTAACCTCTTATATTGGAGTATGTTTATTCGAGGCATGgtcttgattttttaattcaataccaGCACAACACACAAAAGCCGTGCAGAGATTAAAATAAGAAGGTATGTTTTAACTTGTTGTTACCCAGCCAATACTCTCCTTGTGCTTTCCCGAATCCTGCTTTATAGGTTTGCCAAGATCGATAAAATTCAACAGACCCATCCATACGTCTTTGAATTACCTGCAAAATAACACTTGAAACTAACTAAACATAATGTATTAtagtacatttttaaattctacaAAGTACATCTATCTGATGTTGGCTGTTTGAGTTTGAATGGAAATAACAACAAACTTAAAGggacgattttggtcaaaaattatttttctgattttaatgtttacaatgctaaGTAAGGCATTTGTAatatgcaaccaaaatttgagtgtcattcgtcgagttataagcgagttacagagctcacGATTCCTTACTATGTAaacaatgtttttgtttacattttaaatgttgaagtgaaaagtcCTACTTTAGACCTTAAATGAAAGTGTTAAACGttatgaactgtttatttatgcttaagaTGAATAaagaagatagaaaaatcagcttgaaaaagattttttactggtatattgaacctatataaacaaaaccagggcacgagctttgtttacataacaaagaattgtgagctctgtatcttgcttatcaACTAATGACTGACTATCAAATTTTacttgatcaatagaaatgcatatctaaagcattgtaaataatgaaaacagaaaaatagaatttgacaaaaatcgcgaccatgcccctttaatggcCTTGTTTAAACAACACTTACGGCCTGTTATGTATATGTTTTGGTAATTTACAGAGTACATTTTAGTAAATAAATGTGTAAGGTAAGGAACCAGTGCAGGTATAACGAAAAACTGGTAATGAAAGGAACCAGTAAAGACTCACGGTCCATCCCCCGCCGTCCGTGGTCATATCACAGAACACCAACTTCTTGGTCTTCATATCCGGGTATATCGTGTACACACCGTTTCTTCCTGTTGTGTTAGGTATTGTTTTGAGAATAGAAGCACAATCTCTTTGCTTTTTTAGCCCTGTAAAATTAAATAGAAAACTACTGATATCCACGTATTACTAAGTGTTATCGGTATGTGTAGTATATaatcattaaagataaataatgtaaactttcaaaatttataacttCTCTATTTTACAAGATGTAAACTTCTAATAAACTTTATAAAACGGTGGGCACTTGCTGTATAAGCTACATGATATTGTGATTTCATACAGCTATTATACTGTATGATCTGTTGAACCTGCACAAACAACTGTGACCAAATGAAagagcaatacatgtatttctgtctCTAGATTCAACTGATAGTTTGGCCAAATTGCCAGTCAATAACTATTTTGTTTTCGCTCAGATACTAGTAGCAACCAGCCTTTCATGTCGTCAACATATTTTTTCCATTCCACCGACATAGGTCGAATATTGAAGAACTGTGACGTAGTTGTCCAAAATTTTTATGTTGGTATATTTTTATAAGTccggttaaattaacattgatttgACTTTTTATTGGTATATAAGGTTAAGAGAAGTATTCTAAGGGTATAGAAGTGAAGATTTGCTCTCCAAGATAGAGAGTGTACTTACTGAGAAACTTGTTGAGGTGTTTCCCGGTCAGTCTGTAGTGAGAGGTTAGGGACACATCCATAGTGACGGGGGAATCCACTTTGAAGGACGTGTTCAGGTGTTTCCAGTTCCATGGGGTCAACTCAAGCAGAGATTCCATGTTGCCTGTACAAAGACAAAAAATATGTTCCATTATTTGGTAAGTTCTGAGTACGTGTAAATGTTTTAGagataatttataataaaagaaatatttatctgAAAACAcagataaaatattaaaacaacatgtttttatCTCTTTACATTCAGAAaagatttataaatgttttcatacCTTTGATTTTCGAATGAGGTTCAACAGCAATCACTACAACAGAAAAATCGACCAAACCAAGAATAAACAACATATTCCCAAAAGAACCCATGATGGCGTTGTTTCTTTGAATGGACAAAACATTTCCAATtgcttatatatatagatacatgtacatttacatgtagatatcgcctgacaattaaaatgaaattggaTATGCCTGTTTCGTGACAATAGAATAGATCGGTCTAGGTTAGCCAAGCGTATGGATACAGAGGTTACCATGCTGCCATCAGTCTAAATATAAAAACTGCGTAATCATCGTAATTAAAATTGAGTACACGTAGAATAAGatccaatatgattttttgtacTAGAATTCACATACTAAAAAGTTCTtttcattattgtaaaaatataactACTTTATctcatttataaattagatgCACATTGTACTTCAAAGTATATAATGTTCAACAAAGCTATAAAAGCtaaacacccctgcgaatgttattgtcatttacattttagaccacgtggttttatttacCAGGATGAAGCTAGCAGCAACTAACTGCAGCCACTAAGCCCGTAGAATCTAGCAgccaataaaaaaattcatcaaagtactgagagtactcgaacagaaaagGACTAAATATGATTTGAGCCTgaaatggcccccttaaatgaacattgtcattttactgtaattctttgttttatttgaacaaatatacatttgaagttttttcataattttttttttattttagtgcccacaatttaaaaatatgacatcataaagtttaccttttcgcACAAGTATCaggcttaaaaataaattttacaaaaataaaaatggtttgGATTGGtagcaaaaaattttcaaaggatGTATTTCATCATTCACGATGGAAACTTAGTtggaacaatttaaattttgagcTTCTAGGTATCAAATTTTCAGTTACATTAGATGAAATggaagaattaaattatttaccaaaattgtcTGAAATTAGAAGATTGATAAATCAGTGGAAGTTAAGAAAATTAACACCAATTGGTCGAATTACGATAATCAAGACACTAATAATACCAAAGCTAAATCATTTGATACTAGCATTACCCAACCCAAAAACTGAATGCCTAAAAACTTTTGaacatgatatttttcatttcctaTGGGGCTGTAAAGTTCATAAAGTAAAGAAAAGTACAATCATACAAGATTATAATCATGGGGGTCTCAAAATGGTTGATTATGGAAATTTTATCACAGCACTCAAAGCTACTTGGATGAGAAGACTAATTAAAACTGATACAAAATGGGTAAAGCTTttagaatcaattttgaaaattagtaTCTCTGAAATATGGAGAAATGGTCCTGATTATTCGTAccttctatgtaaaaatttagaaaattctTTTTGGAAAGAAGTGCTCCTCAGCTGGTTAGAAATAATTGAACAAACACCACTTAGTAAACCCcaaattataaatgataatatatggCACAATCCCAAAATCACCATAgacaataaatcaatatttatcaaaagttatgttaataaaggatttatttttgttagtgATCTGCTTAATATAGATGGAACATTTAGAAACTTTGATGAATTGAAACACATTAATCCAAAGACAAATTTCATAGAGTATGCAAGTTTAAGAACTGCAGTTACAACCAGACTACATACACAAGATATACACTTACCAAACCTACAGAACACATTACAATATGGACCAATTGTCCCTAATCATattctattgtttattaataCTTGTAAAGGTTGTAAACCCATGTACAACATATTATTagacaaaaaaagagaaatatgtacatcaatatcaaaatggagagaaaagggTTATAACTATTCACAAACTTCTTGGAGTAGAATTTTTGAACTCCCTTTTAAGTGTACACAGGAATCAAAACTACATTGGCTGCAATATCAAATACTTCATAGGATTGTCCctacaaataaatatctttttaatataaaaaaaagcagAATCTGCTGTTTGCACCTTTTGTAAAAAAGATGAAGAAAGTATTagtcatttattttatgaatgtaaTATAGTAAAAGAATTGTGGTGTGATGTTGAAGAGtggatttttacacagtttgaAATCTCGATTACATCTGATATTCAATCAGTTCTTTttggaaaatacaaaaataaagaaagttataaattttttaacctgATAGCTCTTATTgtgaagcaatatattttttcatgtaaatataaaagtaatccGACACCAAATATACATGCCTTGAAAAAGGTCATAACAGAAAGAAtcttaactgaaaaatatttgctgTTGAAAAGATGTAATTATAAGGAATACGAAAGCCACTGGCAGAATATCTGTGAAAAATTGTAGTTATAGAgataagtttaatttttctgttttttgtttttttgatcGATGTGAACTCtcatatcatttcatttgttttcagtATAACATAGTCTATACTTGTATTGTAATCCACCtgcataatctctctctctctctctctctctctctctctctctctctctctctctctctctctctctctcaaaatcagCTTCACCtcatatgaaatatacaaaactATACTATTAAGTAGAAATAGTATAAAGACtatgtaatatgtttataaaaatgttacaatcaTTATTatgttacatatgtacatatgttgtgaaatgaaaaacccaataaaaaaaaaaaaaaaaaaaaaaaaaaaaaaagtttaccttttcccgccattttcgcatttttagcacaaaacggcttgttttgaagcagttttttttaaggaaacattgagcgactgcttgaacaaacaaaatattttcaccaaagatgtatctcttCAGTACTAATAAGAGACAAAAAGTTCATTCTTGTTTAAAGAGTTGCTCTATATTTCCGAttcgaaaaaagaaaaatgtcaatttttgactaattttgattgaattataaaagaAGCGTCAcatctgacgtcatatactgccggtgagtgcatataaatcaaataaataggtgaaaaacatattttatatcaactcttttataaaataacacaacaaattaatgtacctgaatcactttaaaattagcgaattatgggggccaaatttgactaatatcatatacatgtagttctttattatcattattatcggcatattttaattaatatcaaaaagaTTTATGCATGAATAATTTCTCTGAGCATGGACAAATTCAGAggcagtaaagctcgcctggataaAATTACCAATGCCTTTGTATCTATGAATTCAATTGAATATTGGTATTTGTCTATTCGTTGcttaaaaattgatccccaTGTCTGTTTACTTTTCACCAAAAATAACATGCATAAAAAATaccaggggtttatatcccacTTGAGTTTGATCACAATAACTAGGAAACACTAGGAATAGGTAGAGGGCCTCAGAAAGATTCATCATAAGCGtaagagggcacctatgacccctacaatggcccagttagctcacccgaactttgtcatattttagcatttcacaatgatatggAAGTGAAAGGCGCgccattatctcttttatctttgaagtgtgcatcaaacaaaTACAAGGGCAGTGTAGAGGACCTATGGGGCTAAaatttcccggtctcaaattcggactgtaggggtaccaccaagtggctcccaggggttctggcttaTTTCAGGTGTTTATATCTGACTTGAATTTGATCACAATAACTGGGAAACACTAGGATTAGGTAGAGGGCCTCAGAAGGTATTCATCATAAGCGtaagagggcacctatgacccctgaaAGGGCCCAGTTAACTTACCCGAACTTTGCATTTTTTAGCAGTTCACAATGATATAAGGGTGAAAAGCGGTCCAATATCtaccttatctttgaagtgtgcatcaaacagataccagggcagtgtagaGGACCTATGGGGCTAAAATatcccggtctcaaatttgggctgaaGGGGTACCACCAAATGGCTCCCAGGGTTCTGGCTCGTTTCTGgtgtttatatctcacttgagattgatcACAAGAACTTGAAAACACTTGGATTAGGTAGAGGGCCTCAgaaggtattcataataagtgttagagggcacctatgaccccttaAAAAGTTCAGTTAGCTCaaccgaactttgtcatattttagcatttcacctgatgattttcgctgtttttgactgcaacatatgataattttttttatgagaatgaAATCACAATGCTGGGTGTTCTATTGTctcatattcgtaataatacgatgtctttttaattttcgatTGATGTTGTATCTTGGAGAGTGAAAAGGCCAGaggataattaaatttttaaacatgcacatgttcagcttcgatgtaaacaaattatcttgCCACACTGGATTGGCTTGGGgtttttaatgtatttgtatcgttttatgccttttaatttactttaatttttcatgtcTTTTATACCATAATACGTTTGCATAtcactttatacgatgcatatagACTTTCAATTTGTATCAATAAGACTACACttaggataacattattttcataacttatgacccgtatagacgtattttaatttctatccaacaaagacgcatttataactcttatccagGCGGAAGTCGTCAATGCTCGAATAAATTATTGagcattaatcattttaatattaattaaaatatgtcgataattaagtaaaatataattttctgttcgagtactcaaagtactttgatgaatttccttattggctgctagcttctacaggcttagtggctgctagcttcaccctagtgttttatttgaccctttcagtttcgcagtaaaaattgtACTTCGTGTTTAAAGTCTACATGTACTTCAGAgtatctaggtacttgtagtcaaatataaaatctaaaggTTTATTGATTATAACTAAATCTCCATTAATTAGTGGAAAAAatgagttctagaaataaatgtgacaatacaaaaaatagttttttcggctgttgcaacaattaacatgtttAGTAGAGATCCTTGGGGACTAGCATTGAACCTTATGGGGAAAATCGTaaactctattgtaaatggttataacttgaaaacggtcaaagataataatatagagTTTTCTGAATCATATATTAACTGTTAcaggcaatatatagggtttattagatctgacccctggggtcatctccaccccccaggaattgaaaatatatagtaGGACCTCTGGGGAACATCATGaaacttcagaaataaaaataatgaagttcTAAATCTCTTTTTGTTTGTAAAGTTTGACCCATGTGGGTTATCCCTACTCCCAATGATGGCCTCGTTCGTTTGGGAAACTTTATAATCGCCCAAATTATAATTACATCatgtttagttttgttttttattaatgtaccggtacatgcatATACAAAGAACCTATAGCATTAATTCAATTATATCCTTTGttagatttaaatttgaaaactcATTTCCCTCCGAAAACGTAAATACTTAGCAAATGTCTTTTCATTTGAATGCTTTTGCTGATCTTCACGTAACTAAGTATTTTCCCTTGAAACCAGCGTATGAATAGAACAATCAGCTAAAcgtttacatgtaatatcagaTTTGGTATCTGACAACCACAATCAGACTGTATTCTTATTCTGTGCGCTACAGTATGATTGTTTTAATATGATTTCAAATAATACAGTTACATGCAAtgccacacacacacatttttaTATGTACAGTGCACTATACTCTATTTACCGTAAACACATTTTTAGATTAAAAAGTACTAATGCATATAATAGTCGCACGACTTTTTAACAAGGATTGGACTATTCTGGAAAATGATTTACGAAAGAAGATTTCAAAACTATATTcctaagacccccccccccaaaaaaaaaataaaattgtggccccactctacccccaaAGATGATGATGtgaaaacttgaatttacacgaCCTAATGAAGTTTTCACCTAAGCTTATGTTTCAACTTAACTGGCCAAATAGCATTTGAGAAGAGGATGTTTTAACTAATGAATTtgatatgttcctatgtaatttaaaattaaataatttgcagtttatttttggaattttacaAGACATTCATACAAATATTCAAACACAAAATGTAGTTACAAAGTAACACAAAATAAGGCAGGATTGTTCCTTAAATAAGGATGGAATATGGAAAAAATGaatcaatcaaaaattattaaattaatacaaatattaattaaactACCTGATGATAATTCCGCATAGGTTCAATCTTTTCTGGTCAAATGGTGTTTTGGAAATAAGATTTTCAGAGATTTTGCCTAACGAAACCGtaactatgtaaaaatttgaacccTCCCACCAAAAaaacccattgtggccccaccttaccaccggggatcataatttgaacaaatatgAACAAACATTACACAGGAaagctttcacacaagtttctcCTTTTCTATGCAAATTGGGTTTTAAGAAGAACATATTAAAAGATTTTCGCTTACAAATTCCTAAGTAAAAGTTTGACTATTCCCttcattgtggtcccacccttaCACCCCCACCACCCcgggatcatgatttaaaaaaaacatgaatctACACCATCTGGAGATGCGTTAACATGAATAATCTTGTGAAATGATTTTCTagaagtagatttttaaagatttttgctTACAAATtcctttataaaaatttaacccCCATTGATAAGTTAAATCTTCTCTATGTCATGAAGGCGCATAAGGGCGGTGCTTATTCCCatttttctaattatctcccctttaatcAGGGTATGGCTCTTCATTTAAACggggatgctttgtgccaagttttgtTGAAGTTGGCctagtggttctggagaagaaaatAGAGCGTATAAAGTTTACGACAACGACAACACTAACGACGACAATAGACagcggacaaattttgatcagaaaagcccACTTTCGTCTTCGGCTCAAATGAGCTTAAAATGTACTGaaattccgcgatcccgctgttttgtatcaaattgcgagaatataaaatcgggAATGCGGAACTTTAAACCTGATTTCTCTTAGTTCTGAACTCTCcaaaaataatggcgagattctAAAATTCGCGAAGGTTGCTCCTTGAGATTTTACGCGgtcttttatttcaacaggaaaCACAGTTATTAAGGGTGTGGTTGTATAATCAAATGCGTTATTTTGGATTATCAGTGAGGAATCTTATTTGTTTATAATAGAGACAACACCCAAAAAACTTCGCATGTCATTCAGTGCGCTTTTATTTGAATAGCTCATCATTCCTTGGCTCGAATCATCATTCTTGCGCTCTTCAAAGAAATCTGCATGTTTTCCAAAGGAAACCAGATGACACCGTTCCATGTCTTAAGAGCAGATTTTTGATACAGACCGTTAAGATGATTGTTAAAACAGGCTCCAAACCACCATCCTCCTGGATGCTCAACAGCACAATTTTTACCCCAAGTGTCATTGTCCTGGTCTTTTGTGCAGAATTTCATTCCATTGTGGCCAGAAAGACTATCTCCTACAAAAACAGTTCTTTTCTAATTTAGACGATTTAAATACTTActgaattttttaatctttttaatgatTTGACATCTCACCAGCATTTCCACTGTATCCTCCGACAACTATCTTGTATTTTTTAGACCCACTTCCCACAGAAAACTTGGAATACTTGGCGTAAGCCTTTTCACCGGAGAACTTTTTGAG
This is a stretch of genomic DNA from Crassostrea angulata isolate pt1a10 chromosome 4, ASM2561291v2, whole genome shotgun sequence. It encodes these proteins:
- the LOC128182184 gene encoding techylectin-5B-like, encoding MGYFGNIFFIICLVDYFVIVIAVEPHSKIKGNVESLLELTPWTWKHLNTSLKVDSPVTVDVSLTSHYRLTGKHLNKFLRVKKLRDYTSILQTIPNTKRRDGVYTIYPDMKTKKLVYCDMTTDGGGWTNEDGGGGNEDIHLLTTRTKNELRVDLKKFSGEKAYAKYSKFSVGSGSKKYKIVVGGYSGNAGDSLSGHNGMKFCTKDQDNDTWGKNCAVEHPGGWWFGACFNNHLNGNMESLLELTPWNWKHLNTSFKVDSPVTMDVSLTSHYRLTGKHLNKFLRLKKQRDCASILKTIPNTTGRNGVYTIYPDMKTKKLVFCDMTTDGGGWTVIQRRMDGSVEFYRSWQTYKAGFGKAQGEYWLGNDDIHLLTTRAKQELRVDLQKSSGDKAYAKYSTFSVGSESQKYKLTVGGYSGTAGNSLKYHNGMKFTTRDQDNDTWKDNCALTVKGGWWFYDCLNCDLNGPYRPSASGTWLCVSWYKFGNETRGMKTASMMIRSKI